The genomic stretch GCTATATATCCAAATGCCCCATTTGGACAACAGTGGGTAATGTATTTCCAGGCGTTACGCACTGATTAAACCGGGCAAGAGTTCAGGAGTAGAAATCACTGAACTCTTGCCCCACTTGGCGATTTGGGGACAACGCCTACTCCAAGTCATTGATAGAAATGCCGAGAAGCGCGAGTTGCTCAGCAGGCAGCGATCGTCGCTTTTCCGCTAATTGTTGCTATTTCACTCGTTCTCGATCGCGTTTTTCTAAGGCTTGTTCCTTTTCTTCTAGAGCCTGCTGGGCCGCTTCCTGTCCCGTGGGTAATAATCGCACTCCGGCAACTGCGTGTGGTCTGGGAAGGGGGCAGAGGCTAAGTCAGTGGAGAGTAGATCTGTCATAGGCTAGAACCTGGTGAGAACTGCGCCCGATGGATCTATTATCAGCGATCGCCCTTCTCAATAGCTGCGATCGCTCCGAAGATGAGGGGCGATCGGCGGTTGGAGTCGCAGAAGGTCTAGAAGAAGAAAACAGCTCTGACGGAGGCACTAAAAACCGTGTCCATGTCAGAGCTGTTCCTCGTCAGAGCTGTTCCTCAGTAGATCGAACTATCGCTGGTTAGCGGAGCCGCGATAAATCCGCTCGGCCTGTTCTGGCATGACCCAAGGTGCACTGAGATAATCAGCCGATTGGCTATTGCGATTAACAGGCTGTGACTGGCCATTGGACGGTGCAGGTTTGGCGGCCACGGCATGACGCTGGTCTGCCTCGGAGACCGGCGGCGCACTCGTATGGACAAACTTGCCGGGACGCACTTCTAGCTGGGGCTTGTCTTCCGGATACAGCATTGATTGGGGCGCTTTGAACTCGTTCATATCCGGATCGTAGGCCAAAATTTCACCGGACTCGATCTCATAGATCCAGCCGTAGATGTGTAACTTGCCTTGATGCAGGCGAGATCGTACAACGGGATAGGTTTTCAAATTCTCGATCTGAGTCAGGACATTTTCCGCCACGGCGATGTCCAGCAGCTCTTCCCCTTCGTACTGGCTGTAGTTTTCCTTGAGTAGCCGCCGGGTGGCCTCGGCATGTTTCAGCCAGTCATAGACCAGGGGCATTTCTTCCTGAAGTTGGTTGAGCTTCAGCAGACCCTTCATGGCCCCGCAGTGGTTGTGGCCGCAGACGATAATCTGGTCAATATTCAGCGCATGGATGGCATATTCCAACGATGCCCCCTCCCCGCCATTGGCCGCCCCAAAGGGAGGCATCAGATTGCCCGCATTCCGGATCACAAATAACTCACCCGGATCCGTATTGAGCATGATATTAGGTGCAATCCGAGAGTCCGAGCAGGTGATGAATAGAACCCGTGGATGCTGCCCGTGGGCGAGTTGTTCGAACAGGTCACGTTTTTCTTCAAAATAGTTCGATTGGAACTCTTGAAACCCTCGGATTAGCTTTCTCATGGATGCAAACCAAAATGGTGGAGTTAGGGTGGCGATCGGGGTGCGATCGGAGGCACCGATCGGGAACAAAACGGCGATCGAATCACCAGCTAGCATTCCCTATTGTCCAGCAAAGCGGGATCGGCGGGGCAACGATTTGCATGATGGGTTCGATTAGCAAACTTAATTGCCGAACGCACCCGCCTACCCGTCCACCCGCCTGCCCGTCCACCCGTTCACACCCTACGCTCTACTTCAACAGATACTCCTGAATAAACAGCACCGTTGCATAAAACTGATAATCGACGTTTTTCTTTTTGCTAAATCCATGACCCTCATCGGTTGCCATCAGATACCAAACAGGGACACCGTTCTGCCGCACGGTTTTAACGATTTGCTCCGCTTCGTTGAGTGGCACTCGGGGATCGTTTTTGCCATGGATGACAAAAAGCGGCACCTTGATTTTGCTAGCGTTGGTCAAGGGCGAAATCTGGTTGAGGAAAGCTCGCATTTTGGGATCCCGTTCATCCCCATATTCCACCCGCCGCAGATCCCGCCGATAGCCCTCGGTTTTTTCCAAAAAGGTGACAAAGTTGGAAATCCCCACAATGTCGATCGCCGCCCGAATGCGATCGCTATACTTCGTCGCCACTGCTAGGGACATGTAGCCGCCATAGCTGCCGCCCGTGACGAGGATACGATCGGGATCCAAATCCGGCTGCTGTTTGATCCAATCTAGCAATGCACCGATATCCTTGACGGAATCTTCCCGTTTGTAGCCGTTATCCAAGGTGAGGAAGGTTTTGCCATACCCCGTAGATCCCCGCACATTGGGGAATAGAATTGCCACCCCCAGTTCGTTGAGGTAGTAGTTCATTCGACCTAAAAAATAGGGCTGCGATTGACCTTCCGGGCCACCATGGATATCGATAATGACTGGACGCTTGCCGGGAAATTTACTGGTGGGAGGACGATAGAGAAATCCT from Alkalinema sp. FACHB-956 encodes the following:
- a CDS encoding carbonic anhydrase; translation: MRKLIRGFQEFQSNYFEEKRDLFEQLAHGQHPRVLFITCSDSRIAPNIMLNTDPGELFVIRNAGNLMPPFGAANGGEGASLEYAIHALNIDQIIVCGHNHCGAMKGLLKLNQLQEEMPLVYDWLKHAEATRRLLKENYSQYEGEELLDIAVAENVLTQIENLKTYPVVRSRLHQGKLHIYGWIYEIESGEILAYDPDMNEFKAPQSMLYPEDKPQLEVRPGKFVHTSAPPVSEADQRHAVAAKPAPSNGQSQPVNRNSQSADYLSAPWVMPEQAERIYRGSANQR